A region of the Stegostoma tigrinum isolate sSteTig4 chromosome 5, sSteTig4.hap1, whole genome shotgun sequence genome:
TTACATGAAGCAACATTCAGTTATCTAACATCATAAGCCATTTGGCTTTGTTTAAGATCAAAAGATTAGAAGTTTACTAAGTGGTCACTTACTATTGGTTTCATTTTAGGTCATACCCAATATATTTATACTGACTGTATAAACTGAAAGTATTATGTTTTAAAGCTCTAATtcatagattttttaaaaatgcttgcaGAAAATAATGTAAAACAGAAATGTTAGTCGAGAGACTGAGGGACCTGTAACTCAGTTCTCTTCATATTCCTGATGAAAGTCCCATTTATCTTTCCAAGGAATATATTCTTTTTATTCATGATATACTTATAATTTCAAGCACAATTTTACTAGGTTTCAATCAGTTCTTAAGCCCTTAAGGTGAGCAAATGCCAGATTTAATTATATATTACATTGCATTTAACTTAATTGAGAAATAATGTCATACTATGAAGCAGCATTAAGAACCCTTGCAGATTGTACAGTTATACAGAATATTAATGACTAAATAAAGACTTTGCTACTTCTTTTCGGAATAAAATTATCTTATTAAAATCTTGCATGTTATGGTGCAGCTGGAATTGCATCGAAAATATATTTTAAGCATAAGCGTATAAGCATGTTACATAGCTATTTGTTTCCACAACTATATGTTAAAATTCCTCAACTAAGTATTAAAGTTTGGCTATTAGGTATTTTCACTAACTGGCGTTATTTTGCGTTAATTTACCTGTAAGTAATACAACAAATTATGAATCTTAAAGCTGTACTGGACAAACATTTCAATATTTAGAGCAGCTGTAAAACTAATACACATTGGAAACTTCTGATATTTCTGTATGTTCAAAAATTGTTTGAAATCAATTTTAATAAAGGAAAGAAGTGGAACATTAATATCAGTACTGCTTCTTGTTAGAGGATTGCTCCCAGTTTATTCCTACAAAAGCATTATGTCCATTTTTCTGCATGTGACAGAATTCCCCTGCTGTAAAATCAGTCAGAGACCTGATATGGATATGCTTAACACTCTGCTTATATAAATTGGATAACTACCTGCAGTAATCACCACCATCCATCTAGTATCAGAAGTGAAAGGCTTTGTATAGATCCCCTTTGCTCAGAGCTTGTTGAATATTTCACCATGTTAGCTCTTGTGTTAGTTTTGTGAACATTTTAGGGCACTTTTAGTTGTTTGAAAATTGACCTCACATGCTTAACTTACACTTAATTTTGCTACTGATGCATCACTGGCATTTTTGCCATATAAAGTACACAATTAAAATTTTATTCTTTGCTTTTTGTCTCACATACAATAATAGTTATTTAATTCTAAAAGCTCAAAAATTGGTTTTAAAAGAAGACAAATTTTGGACCAAATATCAAACTGTGGAATACACAGGAAACTGTATGAGGCAGTCAGtactgtttctgtgcagtatctGTTGATAACCTTGGGCtaaaacaacaaagaacaaaactaGGTAAATTATTTCAGGTTAGATTCTCTGTCTGTGCTCCTTTATTTGATCTCAGCCAGGGAAGTAGGGCAGATCTTACAGCATTCCTGAGTTGAAGGGCTGGTGGGCACAATCTTCCACGAATCTCCTGAAATATCAATTTTGTTAACCGGCTGGGAAGTGCCCGTCTTATTATGAGCTCAGCTAAGATCCTATTCCATTAATGCTTGAGCAGTACACTCTTCCAATTCCTGGACCTTGATCCTTCATTGTATTGTGTGTCCATTGAATTAAAATTGTGCAAGGAGCTAAGCTTTTTGTAAAAGGAGGATGGTGTGCATGAgataagaaaacaaaatgagacaaaaaaataaaaaaagttgcATTCACATAAAGCCTTCTGTCAACCAGGATCATTCTGAAACATTTGACAGCCAGCATTATTGTGGTCATTACATAATGTAGAGAAATGTTCCAACAAGTTTTCACATTGCAAGTTCCCAAAAATAAACTAGATCCAAGCATTTGTTCCCACTGACATTTGTAATTTTTGCTCTATTACTTTGATAACAATGAATTTGGAAAAAAGAATTAGCTTTAAGGGACATCACAATGAGTGTGTAAAATGTAAGGCGCAATACCAAACGTTCTCACAGTAAGAATGAAAGAGGGGCTTGGTCTTTATCTGGTGCATTTGTTATTTAAGTTGCTGGAAAGTAATGTTTATGCAGTGGGTCAAAATTGTATTCCTTATGATGACAATAAATTGATGGTCCCACATAATCGTGGGGGTCAAAGACTATGTCAGTAAGATATAATTTTAGTTTTGTAAAACTGAGGAGGTTTTGGGTGAATGTTGTTCTGCAATGGTCTGTCTGAAAACTGAGCAGATATAGAAAGTCACTAAAAGGAACGTAAAGTGTTAAACCTgttatattttaattttctgaagtGTCATCTCACATAGTGCCTTGGAAACTGCAGAATGTCTTAATCTGAATTGTTTTTACTTAAGACTTTGTTATATTTTGGTGACTGAGGAAATTTTGTTTACCAcattacagttttaaaataatgatatAAGAAGGGAGAGGGCCGAGATTTTAATTGCATTTACAATGGATTGTTATATTGATTATTACAAAACAACAGCAACAACATAACCAGGAATATGTTACCATCTCTTGTCTGGAAGGTAAATGAAGCTATAGGATTTCTTGAATAGTTTGCTCACTTCGCAGCAATTTGCAGTTAATTTTGTGAAAAATATctttcctgtctctctctttctgaataTAGACCTGGAGAACCACCTCTAGAACAAGGCTGGATCCCATATTTTGGCAAGGCGTTTGAGTTCCATCGAGACTCTTTACAATTTCTTCTCTCTCATCAGCAAAAATGGGGTGACATCTTCACAGTTTACATTGCGGGTGAGTACTCATATAAACTGCCGCCTGGGCTACCTTTGACATTTATGCTGTGAATCCTTTTCATTTTTGTGATACAGCCACACAATCTGGAAAAGTTCTCACAACTGTTGTATTTAAGACAATGGCTGTGAAGTTTCCTGAAGAAAATTGCAGTTGCACTGTGCTTCCATGCAAAAATTGATGCACAGTTGAAAATTAGATTTGGCAATAAAGCTCAGGGTGTCTTCCAGTCCTGGCCGGGACCCTTCGGAATGTGGAAAGCTTTGCTAATTCAGTCTTgaatcttttgtgaattttccACCTTAGGAAGAGCttgtattttattttaatatacAATTAATGCTTTACAAAACAGGTTCACATGAAAAACACAAAACGATGCTCAGAATTGCTGGCACAGCTGAGACATGAAACGTGATTCCACTGATTGCAGTTTCCGACATGATGAGCAAATGATTGTCGTGCTGAAAAGTCGTAAGGGACATGAATGTCATcttaataaagaaattaaaaagcaCATCTTTCTGCAAGAAACAATGTAAATTTCTGACCTGTCGCAGAAAATAGTTCTCTAATTGGTGTTGTGTGGTGGTGCAGCAGAATCGCTTTCCCTAAACGTCATGCCGGAGTAGCAATACTGTACATCATTGTCAACAGTTCAGCAAAATCTTCCTAATAAGAGCATGGTTACATAAATGCTGTGTTTCACAAAAATAACCTACCTTGTTGAATGGATCCATCAGAAAGGCTTTCTCTCCCCCACCTTATTTTGTTCGACTAGAAATGAAGCACAATGCCAGAAAAATATTTTCAGCTGATGCACACTGTGCATTAACAAATTTTTTTAAGCGAGCAATCCGGTTATTTTTGAAgaaattttagattttattattttaaatattctCGTAGCAAAATTGACCTAGTacatgcatacatacatttttttttaaaactgcagcaaATAATGTGTGCATTCTCATTTTGACTTAAGTTACCAATACTGGCTTAAATTCTCCTTTTTTATGTTGGAAACCATGATTTTTCTACTGTTTGTTTAAACAAAATGGGGTGAAAGTTTTGTGATTTGTGAACCCCAGGAAAGAAATCTCCTTTTTACAAATGCAGTTTGGCAAAGGGTTCTAGAAGTAGCAGGCATTTTTAATTGGgtgcagaaacaaaagcagaaattgctggaaaagctcagcaggtctggcagcatctatggaaggaaatcagagttaacatttcaggctgagtgaccattcctcagagcttttccagcaatttctgtttttgtttctggtttacagcatccacagttctttcagcttttatttagtgtttaactcactgccacatctcttgtAGGCATGCCCAATTTGAAGAAGTTTTGTTGCCGTCTccggagttctgaggaagggttagtCGCtttgaaacgttgactctgatttctctccacagatggtgccagactgtttgagtttttcaagcaatttctacttttgtgcctgatttacagcatctgcagttctttcagttttgtttaaTTGGGTGCAGCACGGGTTTTCTGACACAATGATGTTCTTTTTTTTTGGGGAGGCATTCAAGAAATTGTGCTCCCTGCTGAAACTTACAATGTCTGGGTACCTTTTCAGTGCCTTTTACTAAAAAAAACCCAGATGAAGACCTAGTCCCTCTTTCATTCTATGCAAATCAGAGGCCATCAGTCACTGTGTGTTCATCACCTCAATCTAGCCACCCCTGTTGATTTCTGAGATTAGGCATTGTCCTTCAGTGATGCCTCCCCAGATGTTGTCCTGAACACTACCCGGGACAGAGATCAATTTCTGCTCCCCAGTGATGACAAAAGGTGGCCATCCCAGTTAACAAAAGTAACATGGCTAGACATGGATGCAGGGGTCGAAGGCTTCCATGCCTCAGGAAACCCTGACTCCGTCGCCATAACAGGATGAATGACATCAGAGTACTGACTGTGGCTCACTCTTCCCAGACTGCTCTACTGCAATACTGATTGTGGGACACtcttcccaaaatgcttcactgcaATGCTAACTGTGGGGCACTTTTCCTAGACTGCTCCACTGTGATGCTGACTGCAAGACACTCTTCCTAGACTGCTTCACTGTGATGCTGACTGCAGAGCACTCTTTGCAGACTGCTCCACTGCAGTGCTGACCACAAACCATTCTTCCCAGACTGCTCCACTGCATTGCTGACTGTGGGACACTCTGCCCCATAACACCTCTACATATCTGCAGTAGATTGATTCCTCATGCAAATGAAGGTCTGAATTATTTAACTGCAGTTCCTAAGTAATCCTATGTAACTCCATACTGATATTCTGCAGGAAACTCAGCCGGAGGCTTTGGTCTAAAGGAAACAAATTAACTTGCACTTCATGTCAAACAAAGTTTCTTTATATATTACTGTTACAAATTAAACTTTCCCTTAATGGAAGGAATACCTTTGTACCATCACTGGCTCATACGTCTGAGTGTCAACATACGTTACTACAAAGTTATTCTGCCTGCAGTCTAGCCACTCTTGGGCTCTCTCAGTCCTGTTTGCTGCGTTTCATTATTGCTGTGATATCTTCTCTGCCACCATCAATGTCacccctctctgtcacactcccCTTCTTCCTGAGCTGAGGAGGCAGGTGTATCTCTCCCACTTCAAGGTTCTCACGCTATCATAGAGCTGGACCATGCATTACTAACTGGACAGCACCTGTACAAGGATTATAGCAGTGTATCTTCTGAGAGGTGCATGCAATAGAAATGCATCTTCAGAAAACCAGTTGTCTGTCCAAAGATGGCTGTAGTCAATACATGGAACAAGCAGTCCCTGAGATTGTAAATAGTTTCCATCCCTGAGTTCATTCACAAGTCGATTTGTACGCAAGTTAGACAACAATATGAAAGCAGCAATCCATAAGCGCAGGAAATGTTTAATTATATGTCTTTAAAGTGAGCCCTGCATGGGACTGCAAATGTGAGTTATGGGTGTTTGTAAATCAGGGAGCCCATGTAGTGGTTTTGACATCAGTGTGGAGGTTCCTCAAcccctgcaacttcccctccaagccacacaccatcctgacttggaaatagaacATTGATCCTTCTGTgacactgggccaaaatcctggaattccctccctagtggcattgtgggtctgactggtgcatagataaggtgaatgacaagagtctttttctcagagtgggggagttcaaaactagggagcatatttttaaggtgagaggagaaagatttaagaagacatgaggggcatcttttttacacagagtggttcatgtgtggaatgaatttccagaggaagtgatggatgcaggtgcagttacagtgggcaaaagacgtttggataagttcatgaatgggaaatatttggagagatatggaccaagggcaggcagatggaactagtttaatttgagagcatggttagcatggactggttcgacgcaagggtccgtttccatgctgttggACACAGTGATTCAATAACTATGAGGAAAATCACCATCTGCTCAAGGGCTATTAGGGCTGgggaagaaatgctggcccagccaacaacgcccacatcccatgagtgaattaaaaacaaacaaaatgaatttagaacaaatgaaacaaacaactatcctggagctgagataacaatgtgtggagctggatgaacacaggaggccaagcagcatcttaggagcacaaaagctgatgctttgggcctagacgcttcatcagaaaaggcctaggcccgaaacgtcagcttttttgctcctaagatgctgcttggcgtgctgtgttcatctagctccacactttgttatctcggattctgcagcatctgcagttcccattatttctgtccTGGACCTGGTTGTAAGCTGTTTCTCCCTTGATCTAATTCAAACATAAGTGCTGATGCTTTTGCTAATCATGCTGATGAGCTAATATTATCCAATATAAatcagatattaaaaaaaaatcctagtTTATAAGCCACATATGAACTCATCAGGTAAGTTGGGGACAAACACATGACACAGCCTCCTAGTGTAATTAGCAAAGCCTTGGATCACTTTGATGGTTATTAAAATTTGAAAGGTGAGATATATTTTTGCAGCATGTTTGATAGGATTTCGAACGGTGAGAGAAAGAGGCAGGGAGGCTGGGAGTGAGGATGGTGAATGGGGATGCATGGTGAAATTGGCAGCTCGAGATGCAACGTAGTCAATCGACCGACTCGCGGTTTGTTATAGATAGAATCGAGAGTTATGTGAAAGAAATGATTTTCCTTAATGCAGTGTTTTTCTGTCTGACTTTTCTTTTATAGGCAAGTAcatgacttttattttaaatccgTTCCTTTATCAATTTGTGGTtcagtgcagcaagcaattagactTTCAAGGATTTTCATTGGTGACATCAGCTAAGGTTTTTGGCCACCCTTATCTTAATGATCCCAAAATACCAGTATCCAATGAAGAAATTCACAAGTACTACTCCTACCTAATGGGTGAGGAGCTAAATATTTTGAATGGAAGTTCTATGAAGAATCTTCAGAGAGTTATGAAACAAGAGCAACTGGGGCCAGAGTGGAGAACAGAGAATATGTATGATTTTTGTTGCCGCATCATAACTGAAGCCACTTATTTAACTCTGTATGGAAGGGCTCCCAAGGATGAGCAAGAAGAAATCACTGAATTAAGAAAGAAATTTATTAAATTTGACAAAATGTTTCCCTATCTGGTTGCAAGGATCCCCATCGAGCTTCTAGGCAACACCAAAGTGATTCGCAAAGAACTGACCAGTTATTTCACAGGTAGAAGATTGAATCAACGGCTAAACATAGCAAATGTGATCAAAAAGAGGAAGAACTTCCTTGAGACATATTCATATCTCCAAGATCATCAAAGGGCAGGTAAGCAAAAAAGAATATCCACATCagcaatctttcaccatttattGAACattacaaatgaaacaaaatctcAATCTGTTGGCCCACCGTGGCTATTTCAAGGAACGTGAGGTCATACAGTGAGACCGTTTGATCAGTTCGCGTTTTGCTGGGATCGATGTCACCGTgactttgaatattttcagcacTAAGGCTTGACTTTGAAACGTAGATTAATGGAATGAAAGTCACCTCTGTAATAAATGCTGTTTTTGATTAAAATAAGTAATGCAGGGAGCATCCTGGGAAGGTGAGAAAAAAAATGGGCGGCCTGGTGGCTCGgtggatagcactgcagcctcacagcaccagggacccaggttcgattccagcctcggttaactgtccgtgtggagtttgcgcattctcgctgtgtctgcgtgggttttctccgggtgctccggtttcctcccagagtccaaagatgtgagggctaggtggattggccatgttaaattgcccatagtgtacaggggtgtgtgagggtgatgggtctgggttggatgctgcaaggggcagtgtggacttgttgggctgaagggcctgtttccacactgtacagaatctaatctaatctaataaatctTCATGGATTGAATAATACACCACAATATGTTCTATAATTTATTATTTGTTAGTTACTTCTCTCAGAGAAGGTGGTAACAAACAGTTAAAAATGGAAATTCATGCAGTTGAGATTCCTCCTTGAGAATAAAAGTGAGTTCACATAGCAGGACGCTGATGTCAGATGAGTTTTATTAAAAAATATTTCCACAGTTAAAATGTTCAGTTCTGCCATACTGAAATCACTCACTATGATTAGCATTAATTTCATGTCGCATTTTATTTGAACGTGAAGTCCCCATAAAGGTGAGACCTGATTTTAATCCAGCACATAGGTTGCAGTCAGCTGGCAAATATTGCCTCCTGAGGGTACACCGCTTTGCTGATCGATTTGTATCCACTGTACTTTTAACTGGGATCCCAGAATATGGCGATCATTCACCGCGACCAAACTGTGGGACTAACTAGCATGAAAATACACAAGGCTTGTACACAACTGAAACTAtcagtgaaacctggcttgatgatGTAGTGTAGCCTGAAGAGTTTAAGGTAAGGgcattgaatccctacaatgcagaatgaagccattcagcccatcgagtctgcatcgaatctccaaagagcatcccacccacacccagatCCTCACCCTAGtactcacatttcccatggctaacccatccaacctgcacatccatgCACAttacaaggcaatttagcatggccaatccacctaacctgcacatctttggactgtggaaggaaaccagaatacccagaggaaacccatgcagacacggggagaatatgcaaactccacacagacattcatccgaggctggaattgaacccaggtcccaggcactgtgaggcagcagtgctaactactgagccaccatgctgacccTGATtgattttgtttacattttaggAAGGATTCTTTAGAATCAGTAGGAATGGGAATGAAGCTCTGTTCTCTTTAAGGACTGTATATGTTCCTTGTGTTGTGAATTTACTTCTGTCTCCAGCGTACATTAACTCTACAAACTGCTGATGGGAAGATTTTTGGAAATGAGTTTGTGTTTGaatggttttgttttctttttggtgGAACTTTTGAAGAAGAActttcagtaaagtctttgataaggttccacatggtgggctGCTCTGGAAGAttagaatccagggagagcttgatggtaggaagcagagaataatagtggaaggatgctttttgggccggggaggcctgtgaccagtgatgtgcctcagggtttggtgctgggcccattgctgtttattatctgtatcagtgatttggatgaaaatacacaagtcatgattaataagtttgtggatgacattaaaatagATGATATCGTGGACAGGGAGGAGGGTAatcagcaggatcttgatcagctggggaagtgggctgagaaatggcaactGGCATTTAATCTAGGTAAGTATGAGGTGGggcattttggaatgtcaaatcaaggtaggagtttcatgatgaatggtagggtCTTAAGGAGTATAGTGAAGCTgagggacctaggagttcaggtgcacaaatctctgaaagtggagccacagcttcatcagtcagggcattgagtgtggaagttgggaagttatattgcagttgtacaggactttggtgtgactgcagttggaatattgtgttcagtttcggtcaccttgctataggaaggatgttattagactggaaagagtgcagaaggaacttataaggatattgccaggattcaaaggactgagttacagggagaggttggacaagctaggacttttttctttagagcataggagactgagggagatcttacagaagtgtataagatcatgcgAGGCATGGATCGGGTGAATGTGCTCAGTCTTTTTTCTCAGGGCTGGGGAATCAAGGCCTAGaggccatcagtttaaggtaaaaggggaatgAATACATGggaacttgaggggcaacttttttacacacagggtggcATGCATATACAATGAACTGCCACCGGAAGTAGTTGACtagcaacatttgaaagatattaGGAAGaatacatagataggaaaggttgagaaggatacAGGCCAAGACCGGGGAAATGGGGTTAACGTTGATGGGCATTTTTGCCAGCATGGACCGGTTTGGGCCAAAGAacctgtctccatgctgtcggactctatgactgtatgaactTATGTTCTCAGCCCTATATACTGTGCTGAGCACATAGAATGCATGAAAACCAAAGACTGGTTACAGGAAAGGAGGCTTCAGTCCATTATGCCACCCTGATTTACTGAAGGACCAGTTTGCCGAGTTATGTCTCACTGCCTATTTGCCATaaacctttttttttcatttttggatAATAATGCAAGCCCTTTTAAAAAGCCACATTTGACCTGCCTCAACAGACCCTCGAGACCGTCCATTCCAGATGATAACTACTtttggaacagtttcttcctatctactctcTCTGGATCcctgatacagcatggaaacagaactttcAGCCCAAGTTGTTCATGCCGACCTggattcccaaactgaactagtcccatttggccctctaaacctttcctgtccataccagtccaaatgtcttttaaatgttgtaattgtacctgcatctaccacttggtttggcagctcgttctatacatgcattatcctctgtatgaaaaagttgctcctcaggtcccttttaaatttttttctgctctcaccttaaaccatgccctctagtttaggactTCCATACCCTGGGGAGAAAAAGACCGTGTTTATTAACCATTATAAACCTCCaaatggtcacccctcagcctccaatactcaaTGGAAAAATGATCCAGCCTATCCggcctgtagctcaaaccctctggtctcgataacatccttgtacatctctTTTTGCACTCTGTGGAATAATCTCCCAACCTATTCTTCGCGCAGTAAAAGCCAAGCTGAACAGGGTCAGTGGCTAAATGTTTACTCTGCTCCAATTTTTTTGTTCTTgtaaacaatcccaacttctccagccTTTCCGTGTAGCTGAAGTTTCCTTATTCTTGGAAGTATTAATACGAACTTTTACGTCATCCTTTTCAATACCTCAGATCCTTCCTAAAGCTTGGTGCCCAGAAATGGTTGCATAACTCCACATCAAAGCAAAGTTCTCTACAGGTTAAACATAACTTCCCTTCTTTTACAATTTGTGTAATAAGTACAAATCCTTATTGTAATCTACCCAGCATTTTTCATTCGCATTGTTAACCAATATGGAAGAAGACTGATTTACATGACCTATTCAGTATTCAGTGCCGGACACAGAAAGTCATGTTACAACGGTATTTTAATGTTAGGCTAAAGCACCAAAATAATTGAATTGTTACATTTAGGAGAAGACAATTATGTGACCTTGAATGTTTCTAAATCTTTGGAAGTAGCCTGTATTGTAATTTTTCGATCCTGAAAAAGCCTTCTGGGATAATTGAATTCAACTTTTTGCTGATGTGGTAAAACAAGGCACTTATTGCTGATAATGAGGCAGATTTAACGGAGCCACATTtattcctcccccctccccccctcccatgTAACATTGCTTTGAAACTGTCCTCATTAAGCAGAAAATTAGACTTTAGAACCCTATTGGTCCTCATTAGCATTCACTGATCCTTGGCTGGGTCTTTGTCCTAACATCTTTTAATTAGCACACTGCAAATCTAATCAGTGTAATAAATGCTATTAATCTTCCTTTTCACTTATTTTCTTGCAGCACATCATTTTGCCTTCCTGTGGGCTGCTGTCGGAAATACAGTTCCAGCTGTATTCTGGGCCTTGTATTATCTGGTGAAAAATCCAGAAGCCCACGCAGCTGCATGTGATGAAATTCAGCATGTGTTCCAGGCAGCAGGTCAAAGAACAGGTCCTGACTTCAAATTCAGCCTTAACAAAGAAGATTTAGACAGCATGGTGATCCTAGGTAACTCATTTTTAACATACATCCCAAAAAGAGCATGTACATTTCTGACCTCCAAAACTTCAGAGAATACATTAAGCACCTAGTTTAATCAATTCTAGGTTATGCCCTCCCTAAGTATTGTGCAGATAGCTTGAATACTTTGTAAGCAATTATTAAATAAATTCAGTGATTCTAAAATTTGAGCAAGAACTAGATTTTCAACGTTATAAACCATGGGTGTGATGTTGTTAAGTGCAGCTCACTGATGGGTGAGTGCGATCACCAAGTTCATCCTCAACAATTAAGGACAAAATTTCTGTCAAGGAACGAAGCAAGCTGTTCTTTCTGGTACAAAGCTAGGGGTGGGATTTAAATGTTTGATGATTTTAGTGTTGAggggctggtgttggactggggtggacacagTGAGAGataacatgacaccaggttgcagtctgatgaagggtccaggcccgaaatgtcagcttttgtgctcctgagatgctgcttggcctgctgtgttcacccagctccacactttgttacctctcaTAGTCCAACAagtctatttgaaatcacaagcttttgaagtgctgctcctttgtcactttacccgatgaaggagcagcgctttgaaagcatgtgatttcaaataaacctattggattataatctggtgtcgtgtaaTTTAAGCCTGACATATTGTACATATGATTGCCTACTTCCTGTTGTTAATGTTAATTAGTGGGCATATCATCTTCCTTCCTAAGAAGCAAGCTTTAGGTTCAAAGTCTCTCACTTGGCTGTCTAAAgttgaatgctggagaaaatatGACAATATTTTGTGACTTCATGTCTTGAGTGTTCACATTCATTTCAAAGGACCTGATTCTGAATAATGATTTTTAGGAATTTGGCATGATAATGAAAACAATTGAGCATACTTCGTTTCACAAACCAATGTCTCCAAATTAAGCCTACTCCATCACTCTGTTTCACTTGTGATTTTGTCTTCACTGTTAAAGATTCCTTACACTAATATTCTCCTTTACTGTGATTACTATAATGCTTTGAAAAAGAGAATTTGATTCCTTGCAGTATAAGGCCACCTTAACTAAAACATCCAGTGCAGAATGTGTTAAATCTGTATATTGGATGTGACATACATTTTGGAATGAGAAATGAAGACATATGATCCTTTTAATGTTGGGAGTCAGCAAAacggaaaaaaaaaatcctctgagGAAATGCATGATCACATTTGAGAACAGCGATCACACCTTATCTGACATTAGCTTCTAGCCTGCTTTAGGAAACCGCAGTTTGAAACTGGGATGCTCAAGAGGCATTGA
Encoded here:
- the LOC125452090 gene encoding cytochrome P450 7B1 isoform X2, with translation MTNIALRMKTLSAVIRHCCRTVRLQPGEPPLEQGWIPYFGKAFEFHRDSLQFLLSHQQKWGDIFTVYIAGKYMTFILNPFLYQFVVQCSKQLDFQGFSLVTSAKVFGHPYLNDPKIPVSNEEIHKYYSYLMGEELNILNGSSMKNLQRVMKQEQLGPEWRTENMYDFCCRIITEATYLTLYGRAPKDEQEEITELRKKFIKFDKMFPYLVARIPIELLGNTKVIRKELTSYFTGRRLNQRLNIANVIKKRKNFLETYSYLQDHQRAAHHFAFLWAAVGNTVPAVFWALYYLVKNPEAHAAACDEIQHVFQAAGQRTGPDFKFSLNKEDLDSMVILGSAIKESFRLCSASMNIRTAKEDFTLKFKEEQSIKLRKGDCVALYPQILHMDPEVYENPEVYKYNRFVENGMEKTTFYKGGRKLRYYLMPFGSGSSMCPGRHFAVSEIKIFLSIMLTTLDLEIIEGEKPVGLNNDRAGLGILLPDSDVQFRYKLHQ
- the LOC125452090 gene encoding cytochrome P450 7B1 isoform X1, producing the protein MWFVLAVILVAVALSLGKVLLGRRRRPGEPPLEQGWIPYFGKAFEFHRDSLQFLLSHQQKWGDIFTVYIAGKYMTFILNPFLYQFVVQCSKQLDFQGFSLVTSAKVFGHPYLNDPKIPVSNEEIHKYYSYLMGEELNILNGSSMKNLQRVMKQEQLGPEWRTENMYDFCCRIITEATYLTLYGRAPKDEQEEITELRKKFIKFDKMFPYLVARIPIELLGNTKVIRKELTSYFTGRRLNQRLNIANVIKKRKNFLETYSYLQDHQRAAHHFAFLWAAVGNTVPAVFWALYYLVKNPEAHAAACDEIQHVFQAAGQRTGPDFKFSLNKEDLDSMVILGSAIKESFRLCSASMNIRTAKEDFTLKFKEEQSIKLRKGDCVALYPQILHMDPEVYENPEVYKYNRFVENGMEKTTFYKGGRKLRYYLMPFGSGSSMCPGRHFAVSEIKIFLSIMLTTLDLEIIEGEKPVGLNNDRAGLGILLPDSDVQFRYKLHQ
- the LOC125452090 gene encoding cytochrome P450 7B1 isoform X3, which produces MNVILIKKLKSTSFCKKQCKYMTFILNPFLYQFVVQCSKQLDFQGFSLVTSAKVFGHPYLNDPKIPVSNEEIHKYYSYLMGEELNILNGSSMKNLQRVMKQEQLGPEWRTENMYDFCCRIITEATYLTLYGRAPKDEQEEITELRKKFIKFDKMFPYLVARIPIELLGNTKVIRKELTSYFTGRRLNQRLNIANVIKKRKNFLETYSYLQDHQRAAHHFAFLWAAVGNTVPAVFWALYYLVKNPEAHAAACDEIQHVFQAAGQRTGPDFKFSLNKEDLDSMVILGSAIKESFRLCSASMNIRTAKEDFTLKFKEEQSIKLRKGDCVALYPQILHMDPEVYENPEVYKYNRFVENGMEKTTFYKGGRKLRYYLMPFGSGSSMCPGRHFAVSEIKIFLSIMLTTLDLEIIEGEKPVGLNNDRAGLGILLPDSDVQFRYKLHQ
- the LOC125452090 gene encoding cytochrome P450 7B1 isoform X4 — translated: MTFILNPFLYQFVVQCSKQLDFQGFSLVTSAKVFGHPYLNDPKIPVSNEEIHKYYSYLMGEELNILNGSSMKNLQRVMKQEQLGPEWRTENMYDFCCRIITEATYLTLYGRAPKDEQEEITELRKKFIKFDKMFPYLVARIPIELLGNTKVIRKELTSYFTGRRLNQRLNIANVIKKRKNFLETYSYLQDHQRAAHHFAFLWAAVGNTVPAVFWALYYLVKNPEAHAAACDEIQHVFQAAGQRTGPDFKFSLNKEDLDSMVILGSAIKESFRLCSASMNIRTAKEDFTLKFKEEQSIKLRKGDCVALYPQILHMDPEVYENPEVYKYNRFVENGMEKTTFYKGGRKLRYYLMPFGSGSSMCPGRHFAVSEIKIFLSIMLTTLDLEIIEGEKPVGLNNDRAGLGILLPDSDVQFRYKLHQ